In Cupriavidus basilensis, one genomic interval encodes:
- a CDS encoding TIGR03759 family integrating conjugative element protein, with protein sequence MKPSIILYAFLLGSMQLPAWAQQPATTPARNAQSQERPLAARILDDRVAGEWGLQPQEWARYRDLMDGPLGIYSPNLDPLSALGIEARTDEERRRYAELQVQVEARRVEKLLAYQRAYDEAWQRLNPGMQRVNLSDERPGAAAARGSGRTAVFIKDGCAACGQLVQRLQSSGAEFDLYMVGSRQDDARIRDWAKRAQIDPARVRSGGITLNHDGGRWLSLSLPGDLPAVVREVNGQWQRQP encoded by the coding sequence ATGAAGCCGTCGATCATCCTGTACGCGTTCCTGCTGGGCTCCATGCAGTTGCCCGCCTGGGCGCAGCAGCCCGCCACGACCCCCGCCCGCAATGCGCAGAGCCAGGAGCGCCCGCTGGCCGCCCGCATCCTGGACGACCGGGTGGCAGGCGAATGGGGCCTGCAACCGCAGGAATGGGCGCGCTATCGCGACTTGATGGATGGGCCGCTGGGCATCTACTCGCCAAATCTGGACCCGCTGTCCGCCCTGGGCATCGAGGCGCGCACCGACGAAGAACGGCGGCGCTACGCAGAGCTGCAGGTGCAAGTCGAAGCGCGCCGCGTGGAGAAGCTGCTCGCGTACCAGCGCGCCTACGACGAGGCCTGGCAGCGCCTGAACCCCGGCATGCAGCGGGTGAACCTGTCTGACGAGAGGCCAGGCGCCGCCGCTGCGCGGGGCAGCGGTCGCACGGCAGTGTTCATCAAGGACGGCTGCGCGGCTTGCGGGCAACTCGTCCAACGCCTGCAATCCTCGGGTGCCGAGTTCGACCTTTACATGGTCGGCAGCCGCCAGGACGATGCGCGCATCCGCGACTGGGCCAAGCGCGCCCAGATCGACCCGGCCCGGGTGCGCAGCGGCGGCATCACGCTCAACCACGACGGCGGCCGCTGGCTGTCGCTGAGCCTGCCCGGCGATTTGCCTGCGGTTGTGCGCGAAGTGAACGGCCAATGGCAACGCCAGCCGTAA